One part of the Vidua chalybeata isolate OUT-0048 unplaced genomic scaffold, bVidCha1 merged haplotype W_reject_20, whole genome shotgun sequence genome encodes these proteins:
- the LOC128783163 gene encoding uncharacterized protein LOC128783163 isoform X2: MPVSFRVPHDLRYIAKALFAPTECDLWEIHWKKLLKPLLRKYDLAEVVGEGDEAMEALAGEGEFSSPEDQILLAQELLQDIAAAGKEALLKIPDATRVPASGKLAAKREEGPRDDTKWPFSASQPPDHQGGRVAARPSPAVQRSHEDGLRLFRRTGTLNQGNHQVLRSSVTISLQDEDLTRIPAGFLGPLHDCRDTTVLILEDSFNTPNEITILPEVVCFPPGEEITVSVICNHPPFTLRKGDPFALLYVLDTHDDPDTERHVFFTQNVCKERPLIDAKLSFQGKSVQMRLMADTGADVTIIPQTFVAQILSPVRRLFPEAIILHDMDDVLVCASDSTYLKATLDKTIKAIKAAGLQIAEEKIQFSAPWRYLGFLIAGRTVTPQTLTINKDPKTLRDLQQLCGTITWIRPLLGLTTEELSPLFCLLRGDGDLASPRELTPAAREALQRVAVALKSRQAHRVVRTLPVNFAVLDAEDNYRLEDTSETSDAPDRHHLAVTGQELDSPTAERKHMGHAGEVLEAGQLLYGHGKCGQSVIHVPGRSPPVAKRLSICRKKT; encoded by the exons ATGCCTGTGTCCTTCAGAG TCCCCCATGATTTAAGGTATATTGCTAAGGCACTGTTTGCTCCCACCGAATGCGACCTCTGggagattcattggaaaaaactgttgaaaccacTCCTGCGCAAGTATGATCtcgcagaggtggtgggagagggggatgaggcaatggaagcccttgctggagaaggggagttcagcagtccggaggaccaaattctactagcacaggagctgcttcaggacataGCAGCAGCGGGAAAGGAGGCACTCCTGAAGATACCGGATG CGACAAGGGTACCAGCCAGCGGGAAACTGGCGGCGAAGCGCGAGGAAGGGCCGCGCGACGACACCAAGtggcccttctcagcatcccagcctcccgACCATCAGGGAGGACGAGTGGCCGCGCGGCCAAGTCCAGCAGTTCAGCGCAGCCACGAGGACGGACTCCGCCTCTTCCGCCGGACAGGTACCCTAAATCAGGGCAATCATCAGGTCCTCCGCAGCAGCgtcaccatctctctccaggatgaggacctgacgagaattcctgctgggttcctgggcCCCCTCCACGACTGTCGGGACACCACCGTGCTCATCTTAGAAGACTCCTTCAACACGCCaaatgaaatcaccatcttacctgaggtagtgtgttttccaccaggagaggagatcacCGTCTCCGTCATTTGTAACCACCCAccatttactttaaggaaaggcgatccttttgctttgctttacgtACTGGACACCCACGATGACccggacacagagagacatgttttcttcacccaaaatgtatgtaaagaaagaccattaattgatgccaaactttctttccagggaaagtcgGTGCAGATGCggctcatggcagacacaggagctgacgTGACCATCATCCCCCAG acttttgtagcgcagattttatcacctgtgcgtcggcttttccctgaggccatcatcctgcatgacatggatgatgtgctagttTGTGCTTCCGACTCGACATACCTAAAGGCAACACTGGACAAGACTATTAAGgctatcaaagctgcagggctccagatagCAGAAGAGAAGATCCAATTCTCAGCACCATGGAGGTACCTCGGATTCCTCATCGCAGGAAGGACAGTGACGCCACAGACACTGACCATCAACAAGGATCCGAAGACTCTGCgagaccttcagcagctgtgcggaacgatcacctggatccgccccctcctgggactgacgactgaggagctgtcacctctcttctgtctgcttcgaGGCGACGGAGACCTCGCCTCACCACGCGAGCTGACACCTGCCGCGCGGGAAGCCCTGCAACGGgttgctgttgctctgaagtCTCGCCAGGCACACCGCGTGGTCCGGACCCTTCCCGTGAACTTCGCGGTGTTGG aCGCTGAGGATAACTACCGCCTTGAGgacacctctgaaacatctgatgctcctgatcgtcatcatctggctgtcaccggtcaggagctggatagtcccacagctgagagaaaacatatgggtcacgctggcgaagtccttgaagcaggacaacttctgtatggccatgggaagtgtggaCAATCCGTTATCCACGTGCCTGGTAGGAGTCCCCCTGTCGCCAAACGACTAtccatatgcaggaaaaaaacctaa
- the LOC128783163 gene encoding uncharacterized protein LOC128783163 isoform X1: MPVSFRVPHDLRYIAKALFAPTECDLWEIHWKKLLKPLLRKYDLAEVVGEGDEAMEALAGEGEFSSPEDQILLAQELLQDIAAAGKEALLKIPDATRVPASGKLAAKREEGPRDDTKWPFSASQPPDHQGGRVAARPSPAVQRSHEDGLRLFRRTGTLNQGNHQVLRSSVTISLQDEDLTRIPAGFLGPLHDCRDTTVLILEDSFNTPNEITILPEVVCFPPGEEITVSVICNHPPFTLRKGDPFALLYVLDTHDDPDTERHVFFTQNVCKERPLIDAKLSFQGKSVQMRLMADTGADVTIIPQVRWPSDWELVPPCGRISGVGGAVHSLRSRHLVCVEGPEGQLATTFVAQILSPVRRLFPEAIILHDMDDVLVCASDSTYLKATLDKTIKAIKAAGLQIAEEKIQFSAPWRYLGFLIAGRTVTPQTLTINKDPKTLRDLQQLCGTITWIRPLLGLTTEELSPLFCLLRGDGDLASPRELTPAAREALQRVAVALKSRQAHRVVRTLPVNFAVLDAEDNYRLEDTSETSDAPDRHHLAVTGQELDSPTAERKHMGHAGEVLEAGQLLYGHGKCGQSVIHVPGRSPPVAKRLSICRKKT, encoded by the exons ATGCCTGTGTCCTTCAGAG TCCCCCATGATTTAAGGTATATTGCTAAGGCACTGTTTGCTCCCACCGAATGCGACCTCTGggagattcattggaaaaaactgttgaaaccacTCCTGCGCAAGTATGATCtcgcagaggtggtgggagagggggatgaggcaatggaagcccttgctggagaaggggagttcagcagtccggaggaccaaattctactagcacaggagctgcttcaggacataGCAGCAGCGGGAAAGGAGGCACTCCTGAAGATACCGGATG CGACAAGGGTACCAGCCAGCGGGAAACTGGCGGCGAAGCGCGAGGAAGGGCCGCGCGACGACACCAAGtggcccttctcagcatcccagcctcccgACCATCAGGGAGGACGAGTGGCCGCGCGGCCAAGTCCAGCAGTTCAGCGCAGCCACGAGGACGGACTCCGCCTCTTCCGCCGGACAGGTACCCTAAATCAGGGCAATCATCAGGTCCTCCGCAGCAGCgtcaccatctctctccaggatgaggacctgacgagaattcctgctgggttcctgggcCCCCTCCACGACTGTCGGGACACCACCGTGCTCATCTTAGAAGACTCCTTCAACACGCCaaatgaaatcaccatcttacctgaggtagtgtgttttccaccaggagaggagatcacCGTCTCCGTCATTTGTAACCACCCAccatttactttaaggaaaggcgatccttttgctttgctttacgtACTGGACACCCACGATGACccggacacagagagacatgttttcttcacccaaaatgtatgtaaagaaagaccattaattgatgccaaactttctttccagggaaagtcgGTGCAGATGCggctcatggcagacacaggagctgacgTGACCATCATCCCCCAGGTGAGGTGGCCCAGCGACTGGGAGCTTGTGCCCCCTTGCGGCAGGATCTCCGGTGTGGGCGGAGCGGTCCACTCTCTGAGGAGTAGGCATCTTGTGTGCGTGGAAGGTCCGGAAGGACAATTGGCAACG acttttgtagcgcagattttatcacctgtgcgtcggcttttccctgaggccatcatcctgcatgacatggatgatgtgctagttTGTGCTTCCGACTCGACATACCTAAAGGCAACACTGGACAAGACTATTAAGgctatcaaagctgcagggctccagatagCAGAAGAGAAGATCCAATTCTCAGCACCATGGAGGTACCTCGGATTCCTCATCGCAGGAAGGACAGTGACGCCACAGACACTGACCATCAACAAGGATCCGAAGACTCTGCgagaccttcagcagctgtgcggaacgatcacctggatccgccccctcctgggactgacgactgaggagctgtcacctctcttctgtctgcttcgaGGCGACGGAGACCTCGCCTCACCACGCGAGCTGACACCTGCCGCGCGGGAAGCCCTGCAACGGgttgctgttgctctgaagtCTCGCCAGGCACACCGCGTGGTCCGGACCCTTCCCGTGAACTTCGCGGTGTTGG aCGCTGAGGATAACTACCGCCTTGAGgacacctctgaaacatctgatgctcctgatcgtcatcatctggctgtcaccggtcaggagctggatagtcccacagctgagagaaaacatatgggtcacgctggcgaagtccttgaagcaggacaacttctgtatggccatgggaagtgtggaCAATCCGTTATCCACGTGCCTGGTAGGAGTCCCCCTGTCGCCAAACGACTAtccatatgcaggaaaaaaacctaa
- the LOC128783163 gene encoding uncharacterized protein LOC128783163 isoform X3, with product MPVSFRVPHDLRYIAKALFAPTECDLWEIHWKKLLKPLLRKYDLAEVVGEGDEAMEALAGEGEFSSPEDQILLAQELLQDIAAAGKEALLKIPDATRVPASGKLAAKREEGPRDDTKWPFSASQPPDHQGGRVAARPSPAVQRSHEDGLRLFRRTGTLNQGNHQVLRSSVTISLQDEDLTRIPAGFLGPLHDCRDTTVLILEDSFNTPNEITILPEGKSVQMRLMADTGADVTIIPQVRWPSDWELVPPCGRISGVGGAVHSLRSRHLVCVEGPEGQLATTFVAQILSPVRRLFPEAIILHDMDDVLVCASDSTYLKATLDKTIKAIKAAGLQIAEEKIQFSAPWRYLGFLIAGRTVTPQTLTINKDPKTLRDLQQLCGTITWIRPLLGLTTEELSPLFCLLRGDGDLASPRELTPAAREALQRVAVALKSRQAHRVVRTLPVNFAVLDAEDNYRLEDTSETSDAPDRHHLAVTGQELDSPTAERKHMGHAGEVLEAGQLLYGHGKCGQSVIHVPGRSPPVAKRLSICRKKT from the exons ATGCCTGTGTCCTTCAGAG TCCCCCATGATTTAAGGTATATTGCTAAGGCACTGTTTGCTCCCACCGAATGCGACCTCTGggagattcattggaaaaaactgttgaaaccacTCCTGCGCAAGTATGATCtcgcagaggtggtgggagagggggatgaggcaatggaagcccttgctggagaaggggagttcagcagtccggaggaccaaattctactagcacaggagctgcttcaggacataGCAGCAGCGGGAAAGGAGGCACTCCTGAAGATACCGGATG CGACAAGGGTACCAGCCAGCGGGAAACTGGCGGCGAAGCGCGAGGAAGGGCCGCGCGACGACACCAAGtggcccttctcagcatcccagcctcccgACCATCAGGGAGGACGAGTGGCCGCGCGGCCAAGTCCAGCAGTTCAGCGCAGCCACGAGGACGGACTCCGCCTCTTCCGCCGGACAGGTACCCTAAATCAGGGCAATCATCAGGTCCTCCGCAGCAGCgtcaccatctctctccaggatgaggacctgacgagaattcctgctgggttcctgggcCCCCTCCACGACTGTCGGGACACCACCGTGCTCATCTTAGAAGACTCCTTCAACACGCCaaatgaaatcaccatcttacctgag ggaaagtcgGTGCAGATGCggctcatggcagacacaggagctgacgTGACCATCATCCCCCAGGTGAGGTGGCCCAGCGACTGGGAGCTTGTGCCCCCTTGCGGCAGGATCTCCGGTGTGGGCGGAGCGGTCCACTCTCTGAGGAGTAGGCATCTTGTGTGCGTGGAAGGTCCGGAAGGACAATTGGCAACG acttttgtagcgcagattttatcacctgtgcgtcggcttttccctgaggccatcatcctgcatgacatggatgatgtgctagttTGTGCTTCCGACTCGACATACCTAAAGGCAACACTGGACAAGACTATTAAGgctatcaaagctgcagggctccagatagCAGAAGAGAAGATCCAATTCTCAGCACCATGGAGGTACCTCGGATTCCTCATCGCAGGAAGGACAGTGACGCCACAGACACTGACCATCAACAAGGATCCGAAGACTCTGCgagaccttcagcagctgtgcggaacgatcacctggatccgccccctcctgggactgacgactgaggagctgtcacctctcttctgtctgcttcgaGGCGACGGAGACCTCGCCTCACCACGCGAGCTGACACCTGCCGCGCGGGAAGCCCTGCAACGGgttgctgttgctctgaagtCTCGCCAGGCACACCGCGTGGTCCGGACCCTTCCCGTGAACTTCGCGGTGTTGG aCGCTGAGGATAACTACCGCCTTGAGgacacctctgaaacatctgatgctcctgatcgtcatcatctggctgtcaccggtcaggagctggatagtcccacagctgagagaaaacatatgggtcacgctggcgaagtccttgaagcaggacaacttctgtatggccatgggaagtgtggaCAATCCGTTATCCACGTGCCTGGTAGGAGTCCCCCTGTCGCCAAACGACTAtccatatgcaggaaaaaaacctaa